One genomic window of Salvia miltiorrhiza cultivar Shanhuang (shh) chromosome 4, IMPLAD_Smil_shh, whole genome shotgun sequence includes the following:
- the LOC131022955 gene encoding uncharacterized protein LOC131022955, with translation MLTELDEWRNEAYESSRIYKERAKKFHDLNIRTKEFKPGHEVLLYDSKLRLFPGKLQSRWRGPYVVHKSNWNGTYELLASNGFTFTVNGHRLKPYFKAELDRNVEVVNFVDP, from the coding sequence ATGCTGACGGAGTTAgatgagtggaggaatgaaGCTTACGAGAGTTCCCGGATCTACAAGGAAAGGGCGAAGAAGTTCCATGATTTGAACATTCGCACAAAGGAATTCAAGCCGGGACATGAGGTACTCTTGTATGATTCTAAGCTTCGACtttttcctggcaagctgcagtcTAGATGGAGAGGTCCTTACGTGGTTcacaagagcaattggaatgggacctATGAGTTGCTTGCGTCGAATGGGTTTACTTTCACTGTTAATGGCCATCGCCTCAAACCATACTTCAAAGCAGAGTTGGACCGCAACGTGGAAGTGGTCAACTTCGTTGATCCGTAA